AGGCACCACTGGGCCCCACGCGAGCAGCGTCGCATCCGTGCCTTCGCGGACGACCATCGCCTGATCCGGCGTGGCCTCGCGGTTCTCGGTGTCGACCTCGCCGCGTAGCCAGTAGCGGCGCTTCGGTTCAAAGAAAATCACCGGATCATCCAGCTCAAACGCTTCCTGGATCATCCAGTACGCATCGTGTGGCGAGGACGGCGTCATGATGCGGATACCGGCGGTGTGCGCGAACAGCGCTTCCGGCGATTCAGAGTGGTGCTCCACCGAACCGATCCCGCCACCGTATGGAACGCGGATCACGACGGGGAGGTTGACCCTGCCGCGCGTACGGGCGAACATCTTGGCCAGCTGGGTCGTGATCTGGTTGAAGGCCGGGAAAATGAAGCCGTCGAACTGGATCTCCGCGAGCGGGCGGTAGCCGCGCATCGCCATGCCGATGCTCGTGCCGATGATGCCGGATTCCGCGAGCGGGGAATCCACGACCCGGTCTTCACCGAAGTCTTTCTGGAGGCCGTCCGTCACGCGGTACACGCCGCCGAGCTTGCCGATGTCCTCACCGATCAAGAGCGAGCGCGGGTTGGTTTCGAGGATGCGGCGCAGGCCAGCGTTGATCGCGCCAGCAATAGTCATGCGTTGCGTGCTCACGTTCACGCCCCCTTCCCGGCGTCGGCGGCGTCGGCCTGGTTAGTTTCATCGTCTTCAAGCGATTCCATGAAGGCCCGATGCTCGGC
The Pseudoglutamicibacter albus DNA segment above includes these coding regions:
- a CDS encoding alpha-ketoacid dehydrogenase subunit beta, encoding MTIAGAINAGLRRILETNPRSLLIGEDIGKLGGVYRVTDGLQKDFGEDRVVDSPLAESGIIGTSIGMAMRGYRPLAEIQFDGFIFPAFNQITTQLAKMFARTRGRVNLPVVIRVPYGGGIGSVEHHSESPEALFAHTAGIRIMTPSSPHDAYWMIQEAFELDDPVIFFEPKRRYWLRGEVDTENREATPDQAMVVREGTDATLLAWGPVVPTALAAAAALETEDLDVEVIDLRSLNPIDFDAIEASVAKTGRLVIAHEAPTFQGLGAEIAARIGHRCFYALEAPIERVGGYHMPYPPSRVEADYLPNIDRIVDALDRTFEH